The Penicillium oxalicum strain HP7-1 chromosome VIII, whole genome shotgun sequence DNA segment AGATCCTTCACACGTGTGGCAGCACTGGCGCAGTTCAACAAGTGTTGGTTTGACAGCACTCTGCTCCGCGCACATCAATATTACTTGTGATGACGTCGTGCAGTTCATCGAGTCTACTTTTGCCTTTTACTCTAACACGGACAGGAACGCTAGAGTCACACAGCTTTTTGAGCTGGTCTCATCTTGCGTGAGCTTCAAGGAAAAACTCGAGAAGCAAGGTTTCGTCTATCGGTTCTTCTGGAGCGCCCCAGGCGCCTCATTTGATAACGAAGTAATGCGGAGTTTTACCGGATTATGTGGTCCAAATTTATTTGTCTCGAGGAGTCGATGGCCGATGCTTCTCAAAGGCACAGCTCAGACATGGACCGTAGTTGAAAAAGAGCTGGTTGAGCTTGTTGAGGGGCCGAGCCTAGAATTCGGTCTAGAATCAGCCTGTCTGACTTGAGGGAAGTCGCGCTTGGCTCTGAAAATGTCGAGCATAGCTCTATCAATTTGAATAACTAAACCATGTCTGAGAAATCAATTTCGCGCTGCGTATAGACTGTAgttcaagagaagaaaagatatGACAAGGAAAGGACACGAAAGGGAATACGTTGAGTTGGGATTTAAACTCCGTTAGCGAACCCGTCGCCCCCAGCTTCGGTATCCACCTTGATAGATTCCGACAAACCGCACACCTCGAACAACTTGCGGGGAGAGAGACCCTCGGGGGTGCCGACAACACCTTCAGTCAACAGGCGCTGGAAGGACGCACGAATGCCGAGATAAGCCGGTGCAAGAGAAGCGAAGGAAAAGATCATGATCCGGAAACCCATCTCCTGAGCCTCCTTagtggtgatgatgggagTAGCACCATTCTCAACCATGTTGAGCAAAAGGGGCCAGGGAGCAAGATCCTGAACAGCCTGACGGGCCTGTTCCTTGGATGTGAAACCTTCCAGGAGACCAACGTCGGCACCAAGATCCCGCGCAGCCTTCAGACGCTCAATGCACTCCTCGTAGCCATGCTGCTGGAGAGCATCAGTGCGGGCGATGAGAACGATATCTGAGTGGAGACGCTCCTTGGTCAACTTGGCGGCGCGAATGCGGGTCATGTATTCTTCGCGGCTGACAACTTTCTTTCCCGCGAGATGGCCACAGCGCTTGTTTTGAATCTGATCTTCAATGTGGAAACCAGCAACACCGGCTTGAATGTATTGTTGGACTGACTTGGAGACCATGAGAGGACCTGCCGTAGCCTCATTAGCCATCAACCCGGCTTCGCAAAAAGGGATCATTCGCATCCTACATACCTCCGTATCCGGTATCCATGTCAGCGATGAGAGGGGGGCCGAAAGGATCAAGGTTGGCAATCATCTCCGCGTTGGTGCGCATGTCGTGGAGCTGGGCCAGGCCGAGGTCGGCCATGCCGAGCCGAGACGCCGTAGTTCCGGCACCGGTCTAGCAGGGTCAGCACGATGTGTCTTGGAAGACCCATTGTGTATTGTGGGCAGTCGAGCACATACCATGTACATCGCCTTGAAGCCGAGCTCCATGGCAATTCGGGCAGACAAGCCATCGTAGACTCCAGGGCACACAATCAGCTCCTTGGAGTCTTTCAACATGCGGCGCAGCTTAGATGCGGCTGGAATAACATAGAGAGAGACGTTGGGCTCCTGGCGAGTCCCGTTGACCTCGTAGAAGCCATCCTTCTCAACGGTGATTGTAATAGCCATGATGATAATTGAATGAAAGAAccgggagaa contains these protein-coding regions:
- a CDS encoding Isocitrate lyase; the encoded protein is MAITITVEKDGFYEVNGTRQEPNVSLYVIPAASKLRRMLKDSKELIVCPGVYDGLSARIAMELGFKAMYMTGAGTTASRLGMADLGLAQLHDMRTNAEMIANLDPFGPPLIADMDTGYGGPLMVSKSVQQYIQAGVAGFHIEDQIQNKRCGHLAGKKVVSREEYMTRIRAAKLTKERLHSDIVLIARTDALQQHGYEECIERLKAARDLGADVGLLEGFTSKEQARQAVQDLAPWPLLLNMVENGATPIITTKEAQEMGFRIMIFSFASLAPAYLGIRASFQRLLTEGVVGTPEGLSPRKLFEVCGLSESIKVDTEAGGDGFANGV